One part of the Sciurus carolinensis chromosome 4, mSciCar1.2, whole genome shotgun sequence genome encodes these proteins:
- the Rapgef3 gene encoding rap guanine nucleotide exchange factor 3 isoform X1: MKVGLPGESRWQVGPAVEDSPALGAPQVGGLPDLVPEGTLLNMVLKRMHRPRSCSYQLLLEHRRPSRIQGLRWTPLTNSEESLDFSVNLEQASTERVLRAGKHLHRHLLATCPSLIRDRKYHLRLYRQCCSGRELVDWVLALGLGVHSRSQAVGICQVLLDEGALCHVKHDWTFQDRDAQFYRFPGPEPEPVGAHEMEEELVEAMTLLSQRGPDALLTVALRKPPGQRTDEELDLIFEELLHIKAVAHLSNSVKRELAAVLLFEPHSKAGTVLFSQGDKGTSWYIIWKGSVNVVTHGKGLVTTLHEGDDFGQLALVNDAPRAATIILREDNCHFLRVDKQDFNRIVKDVEAKTMRLEEHGKVVLVLERTSQGTGPSRPPTPGRNRYTVMSGTPEKILELLLEAMRPDSSAHDPTEMFLSDFLLTHSVFMPSAQLCAALLHHFHVEPAEPAGGNEQERSTYVCNKRQQILRLVSQWVALYGPMLHTDPVATSFLQKLSDLVSRDARLSNLLREQWPERRRHHRLENGCGNASPLMKARNVPVWLPSQDEPLPSSNCAIRVGDKVPYDICRPDHSVLTLQLPVTASVREVLAALAQKDGWTKGQVLVKVNSAGDAVGLQPDARGVATSLGLNERLFVVNPQEVHELTPHPEQLGPTVGSAEGLDTVSAKDLAGQLTDHDWNLFNSIHQVELIHYVLGPQHLRDVTTANLERFMRRFNELQYWVATELCLCPVPGLRAQLLRKFIKLAAHLKEQKNLNSFFAIMFGLSNSAISRLAHTWERLPHKVRKLYSALERLLDPSWNHRVYRLALTKLSPPVIPFMPLLLKDMTFIHEGNHTLVENLINFEKMRMMARAARMLHHCRSHSTVPLSPLRSRVSHFHEDSQASRISTCSEQSLSTRSPASTWAYVQQLKVIDNQRELSRLSRELEP, from the exons ATGAAG GTGGGCTTGCCAGGTGAAAGCCGCTGGCAGGTGGGCCCGGCTGTGGAGGATAGCCCAGCTCTGGGAGCACCGCAGGTGGGGGGCCTCCCCGACTTGGTGCCGGAGGGGACACTGCTCAACATGGTGCTGAAGAGGATGCACCGGCCCAGAAGCTGCTCCTACCAGCTGCTGCTTGAGCACCGGCGCCCAAGCCGCATCCAGGGGCTTCGCTGG ACGCCACTCACCAATAGTGAGGAGTCCCTGGATTTCAGTGTGAACCTGGAGCAG GCTTCTACCGAGCGGGTGCTCAGGGCTGGGAAGCACCTGCACCGACATCTCCTGGCCACCTGCCCGAGCCTCATCCGTGACCGAAAGTATCATCTCAGGCTCTACCG ACAGTGCTGCTCTGGTCGAGAGCTGGTGGACTGGGTGTTGGCCCTGGGCCTTGGGGTCCACTCTCGGAGCCAGGCTGTGGGCATCTGCCAGGTGCTGCTGGATGAGGGTGCCCTCTGCCATG TGAAACACGACTGGACCTTCCAGGACCGAGATGCCCAGTTTTACCGGTTCCCTGGGCCAGAGCCGGAGCCTGTGGGAGCTCATGAGATGGAGGAGGAGTTGGTAGAGGCAATGACCCTGCTGTCCCAGAGGGGGCCTGATGCCCTGCTCACTGTGGCACTTCGAAAGCC CCCAGGTCAGCGCACGGATGAGGAGTTGGACCTCATCTTTGAGGAGCTGCTGCACATCAAGGCTGTGGCCCACCTCTCCAACTCG GTGAAGCGGGAATTGGCAGCAGTTCTGCTCTTTGAACCACACAGCAAGGCGGGGACTGTGT TGTTCAGCCAGGGTGACAAGGGCACCTCGTGGTACATTATCTGGAAGGGGTCTGTCAATGTGGTGACCCATGGCAAG GGGCTGGTGACCACACTGCATGAGGGAGATGACTTTGGACAGCTGGCTCTGGTGAATGATGCACCCCGGGCGGCCACCATCATCCTGAGAGAAGATAACTGTCACTTCCTGCGTGTGGACAAGCAAGACTTCAACCGCATTGTCAAG GATGTGGAAGCGAAGACCATGAGGCTGGAAGAACATGGCAAAGTAGTGTTGGTGCTGGAGAGAACCTCCCAGGGCACTGGCCCTTCTCGCCCCCCGACCCCTGGCAGGAACCG GTATACAGTGATGTCTGGCACCCCAGAGAAGATCCTAGAACTTCTCTTGGAAGCCATGCGACCGGATTCCAGTGCTCATGACCCAACAG AGATGTTCCTCAGTGACTTCCTCCTGACCCACAGTGTCTTCATGCCCAGCGCCCAGCTCTGTGCTGCCCTCCTGCACCA CTTCCATGTGGAGCCAGCCGAGCCTGCAGGAGGCAACGAGCAGGAGCGCAGCACCTACGTCTGTAATAAGAGGCAGCAGATTCTGCGTCTGGTCAGCCAATGGGTGGCTCTCTATGGCCCCATGCTCCACACAGACCCCGTGGCCACCAGCTTCCTCCAG AAACTCTCAGACCTGGTGAGCAGGGATGCCCGACTTAGCAACCTGCTGAGGGAGCAGTGGCCAGAGAGGCGGCGACACCACAG GTTGGAAAATGGTTGTGGGAATGCTTCTCCTCTGATGAAG gCCCGGAATGTGCCTGTTTGGCTCCCCAGCCAGGACGAGCCACTCCCCAGTAGCAACTGTGCCATTCGAGTTGGGGACAAAG TCCCCTATGACATTTGCCGGCCGGACCACTCCGTGCTGACCCTGCAGCTACCTGTGACAGCCTCCGTGAGAGAGGTGCTGGCAGCGTTGGCCCAGAAGGACGGCTGGACCAAGGGGCAGGTGCTGGTGAAGGTCAATTCTGCAGGTG ATGCCGTTGGCCTGCAGCCAGATGCCCGTGGTGTGGCCACATCCCTGGGGCTCAACGAGCGGCTCTTTGTTGTCAACCCACAGGAAGTGCATGAGCTG ACCCCACACCCGGAGCAGCTGGGGCCCACTGTGGGCTCTGCTGAGGGGCTGGACACAGTGAGCGCCAAGGACCTGGCAGGCCAGCTGACAGACCACGACTGGAACCTCTTCAACAGTATTCACCAG GTGGAGCTGATCCACTACGTACTGGGCCCCCAGCACCTGCGGGATGTCACTACTGCCAACCTGGAGCGCTTCATGCGCCGCTTCAATGAGCTGCAGTACTGGGTGGCCACGGAGCTCTGTCTGTGCCCTGTGCCTGGCCTGCGggcccagctgctcaggaagttTATCAAGCTGGCGGCTCA CCTCAAGGAGCAAAAGAATCTCAATTCCTTCTTTGCCATCATGTttggcctcagcaactcagccatcAGTCGCCTGGCCCACACTTGGGAG CGACTGCCCCACAAAGTCCGGAAGTTATACTCGGCCCTGGAGAGGCTGCTG GACCCCTCGTGGAACCACCGAGTGTATCGACTGGCCCTCACCAAGCTCTCCCCTCCTGTCATCCCTTTCATGCCCCTTCTCCTCAAAG ACATGACCTTCATCCACGAGGGAAACCACACACTAGTGGAGAATCTCATCAACTTTGagaagatg CGAATGATGGCCAGAGCCGCAAGGATGCTACACCACTGCCGAAGTCACAGCACCG tgcctctctcaccactcagAAGCCGAGTGTCCCACTTCCACGAGGACAGCCAGGCATCGAGGATTTCCACGT GCTCGGAGCAGTCCCTGAGCACCCGGAGTCCAGCCAGCACCTGGGCTTATGTCCAGCAGCTGAAGGTCATCGACAACCAGCGTGAACTCTCCCGCCTCTCCCGGGAGCTGGAGCCATGA
- the Rapgef3 gene encoding rap guanine nucleotide exchange factor 3 isoform X2, with protein MKVGLPGESRWQVGPAVEDSPALGAPQVGGLPDLVPEGTLLNMVLKRMHRPRSCSYQLLLEHRRPSRIQGLRWTPLTNSEESLDFSVNLEQASTERVLRAGKHLHRHLLATCPSLIRDRKYHLRLYRQCCSGRELVDWVLALGLGVHSRSQAVGICQVLLDEGALCHVKHDWTFQDRDAQFYRFPGPEPEPVGAHEMEEELVEAMTLLSQRGPDALLTVALRKPPGQRTDEELDLIFEELLHIKAVAHLSNSVKRELAAVLLFEPHSKAGTVLFSQGDKGTSWYIIWKGSVNVVTHGKGLVTTLHEGDDFGQLALVNDAPRAATIILREDNCHFLRVDKQDFNRIVKDVEAKTMRLEEHGKVVLVLERTSQGTGPSRPPTPGRNRYTVMSGTPEKILELLLEAMRPDSSAHDPTEMFLSDFLLTHSVFMPSAQLCAALLHHFHVEPAEPAGGNEQERSTYVCNKRQQILRLVSQWVALYGPMLHTDPVATSFLQKLSDLVSRDARLSNLLREQWPERRRHHRLENGCGNASPLMKARNVPVWLPSQDEPLPSSNCAIRVGDKVPYDICRPDHSVLTLQLPVTASVREVLAALAQKDGWTKGQVLVKVNSAGDAVGLQPDARGVATSLGLNERLFVVNPQEVHELTPHPEQLGPTVGSAEGLDTVSAKDLAGQLTDHDWNLFNSIHQVELIHYVLGPQHLRDVTTANLERFMRRFNELQYWVATELCLCPVPGLRAQLLRKFIKLAAHLKEQKNLNSFFAIMFGLSNSAISRLAHTWERLPHKVRKLYSALERLLDPSWNHRVYRLALTKLSPPVIPFMPLLLKDMTFIHEGNHTLVENLINFEKMRMMARAARMLHHCRSHSTVPLSPLRSRVSHFHEDSQASRISTSPPRQARSSP; from the exons ATGAAG GTGGGCTTGCCAGGTGAAAGCCGCTGGCAGGTGGGCCCGGCTGTGGAGGATAGCCCAGCTCTGGGAGCACCGCAGGTGGGGGGCCTCCCCGACTTGGTGCCGGAGGGGACACTGCTCAACATGGTGCTGAAGAGGATGCACCGGCCCAGAAGCTGCTCCTACCAGCTGCTGCTTGAGCACCGGCGCCCAAGCCGCATCCAGGGGCTTCGCTGG ACGCCACTCACCAATAGTGAGGAGTCCCTGGATTTCAGTGTGAACCTGGAGCAG GCTTCTACCGAGCGGGTGCTCAGGGCTGGGAAGCACCTGCACCGACATCTCCTGGCCACCTGCCCGAGCCTCATCCGTGACCGAAAGTATCATCTCAGGCTCTACCG ACAGTGCTGCTCTGGTCGAGAGCTGGTGGACTGGGTGTTGGCCCTGGGCCTTGGGGTCCACTCTCGGAGCCAGGCTGTGGGCATCTGCCAGGTGCTGCTGGATGAGGGTGCCCTCTGCCATG TGAAACACGACTGGACCTTCCAGGACCGAGATGCCCAGTTTTACCGGTTCCCTGGGCCAGAGCCGGAGCCTGTGGGAGCTCATGAGATGGAGGAGGAGTTGGTAGAGGCAATGACCCTGCTGTCCCAGAGGGGGCCTGATGCCCTGCTCACTGTGGCACTTCGAAAGCC CCCAGGTCAGCGCACGGATGAGGAGTTGGACCTCATCTTTGAGGAGCTGCTGCACATCAAGGCTGTGGCCCACCTCTCCAACTCG GTGAAGCGGGAATTGGCAGCAGTTCTGCTCTTTGAACCACACAGCAAGGCGGGGACTGTGT TGTTCAGCCAGGGTGACAAGGGCACCTCGTGGTACATTATCTGGAAGGGGTCTGTCAATGTGGTGACCCATGGCAAG GGGCTGGTGACCACACTGCATGAGGGAGATGACTTTGGACAGCTGGCTCTGGTGAATGATGCACCCCGGGCGGCCACCATCATCCTGAGAGAAGATAACTGTCACTTCCTGCGTGTGGACAAGCAAGACTTCAACCGCATTGTCAAG GATGTGGAAGCGAAGACCATGAGGCTGGAAGAACATGGCAAAGTAGTGTTGGTGCTGGAGAGAACCTCCCAGGGCACTGGCCCTTCTCGCCCCCCGACCCCTGGCAGGAACCG GTATACAGTGATGTCTGGCACCCCAGAGAAGATCCTAGAACTTCTCTTGGAAGCCATGCGACCGGATTCCAGTGCTCATGACCCAACAG AGATGTTCCTCAGTGACTTCCTCCTGACCCACAGTGTCTTCATGCCCAGCGCCCAGCTCTGTGCTGCCCTCCTGCACCA CTTCCATGTGGAGCCAGCCGAGCCTGCAGGAGGCAACGAGCAGGAGCGCAGCACCTACGTCTGTAATAAGAGGCAGCAGATTCTGCGTCTGGTCAGCCAATGGGTGGCTCTCTATGGCCCCATGCTCCACACAGACCCCGTGGCCACCAGCTTCCTCCAG AAACTCTCAGACCTGGTGAGCAGGGATGCCCGACTTAGCAACCTGCTGAGGGAGCAGTGGCCAGAGAGGCGGCGACACCACAG GTTGGAAAATGGTTGTGGGAATGCTTCTCCTCTGATGAAG gCCCGGAATGTGCCTGTTTGGCTCCCCAGCCAGGACGAGCCACTCCCCAGTAGCAACTGTGCCATTCGAGTTGGGGACAAAG TCCCCTATGACATTTGCCGGCCGGACCACTCCGTGCTGACCCTGCAGCTACCTGTGACAGCCTCCGTGAGAGAGGTGCTGGCAGCGTTGGCCCAGAAGGACGGCTGGACCAAGGGGCAGGTGCTGGTGAAGGTCAATTCTGCAGGTG ATGCCGTTGGCCTGCAGCCAGATGCCCGTGGTGTGGCCACATCCCTGGGGCTCAACGAGCGGCTCTTTGTTGTCAACCCACAGGAAGTGCATGAGCTG ACCCCACACCCGGAGCAGCTGGGGCCCACTGTGGGCTCTGCTGAGGGGCTGGACACAGTGAGCGCCAAGGACCTGGCAGGCCAGCTGACAGACCACGACTGGAACCTCTTCAACAGTATTCACCAG GTGGAGCTGATCCACTACGTACTGGGCCCCCAGCACCTGCGGGATGTCACTACTGCCAACCTGGAGCGCTTCATGCGCCGCTTCAATGAGCTGCAGTACTGGGTGGCCACGGAGCTCTGTCTGTGCCCTGTGCCTGGCCTGCGggcccagctgctcaggaagttTATCAAGCTGGCGGCTCA CCTCAAGGAGCAAAAGAATCTCAATTCCTTCTTTGCCATCATGTttggcctcagcaactcagccatcAGTCGCCTGGCCCACACTTGGGAG CGACTGCCCCACAAAGTCCGGAAGTTATACTCGGCCCTGGAGAGGCTGCTG GACCCCTCGTGGAACCACCGAGTGTATCGACTGGCCCTCACCAAGCTCTCCCCTCCTGTCATCCCTTTCATGCCCCTTCTCCTCAAAG ACATGACCTTCATCCACGAGGGAAACCACACACTAGTGGAGAATCTCATCAACTTTGagaagatg CGAATGATGGCCAGAGCCGCAAGGATGCTACACCACTGCCGAAGTCACAGCACCG tgcctctctcaccactcagAAGCCGAGTGTCCCACTTCCACGAGGACAGCCAGGCATCGAGGATTTCCACGT CTCCCCCCCGCCAGGCTCGGAGCAGTCCCTGA